GGAGCGTGCCGATCCCAAGATCATCAATGCCTCCCGGCGGCTGCGGATCTCGCGTGGCTCCGGTGTCGCGGTCAGCGACGTCAACGATCTGGTCACCCGGTTCTTCGACGCCCGCAAGATGATGCAGCAGATGGCGGGCCGGTTCGGCATGCCCGGCGCGGGCGGCGGCGGGAGCAGCCGCAAGGGCAAGGGCAAGAAGGGGAAGAAGGGCAAGGGACGCGGCCCGACCCCGCCCAAGGTGCGCGGCGGAATGCCCGGCTTCCCCGGCGGATTCCCCGGCGGGATGCCGGGCGGCTTCCCCGGTGGTCTGCCCGGCGGACCGCAGGGCGGCGCGGGACAGATCCCGCCGGGCCTGGCAGGCATGGACCAGCTCCCGCCCGGCTTCGACCCGAGCAGGCTGACCTTCGGCGACAACAAAAAGAAGAAGAAGTGACGCAGGCGCCGCCCGCACTGCACCTCACCGGTGTCACCCTGCCCGACGGCGTCACCCGCGACCTGTGGGTCTCGGCGGGCCGTATCGGCTTCGACCCGGTTCCCGACGCCCGGCCGCTGGCAGGCGGCTGGCTGCTGCCCGGACTGGTCGACGCGCACTGTCATATCGGGATCGACCCCACCGGGCCCGTTCCAGTGGCGGAGGCGGCCCGTCAGGCCGAGATCGAGCGCGACGCGGGCGTTTTGCTCGTCCGAGACTGCGGCGTTCCGGTCGACACTCGGCCGTTGCAGTCCCGGGACGACCTCCCGCGCATCATCCGGTCGGGCAGACACCTCGCCCGGCGCAGGCGTTATCTGCGTGATCTCGGTCTGGAGCTCGACGACCCGGCCGAACTGCCCGCTGCCGTCGCGGCGCAGGCGGCCGAGGGCGACGGCTGGGTCAAACTCGTCGGAGACTGGATCGACCGGGAGATCGGTGATCTGGCGCCGCTGTGGCCCGACGACGTCCTCGTCGAGGCCGTGGCGGCCGCCCATCAGGCAGGCGCGCGGGTCAACGCCCATGTGTTCGGCGCGGACGCCCTGCCCGGACTCCTCGCGGCGGGCGTCGACTGCATCGAGCACGGCACCGGCCTCACCGACGACACCATCGACCTGATGGCGCGGCAGGGCACCGCACTGGTGCCCACCCTGATCAACACGGCCGAGTTCCTCACCATCGCCGACTCGGCGGTCCGGTTCCCCCGCTACGCCGCGCACATGCGTGCGCTGCACGCGCGCAGGCTGCCGACCGTCGCGGCGGCGGCGGAGGCGGGGGTGCCCGTCTTCGCGGGCACCGACGCGGGCAGTTCCGCGGGAACGGGCATCGGGCACGGTCGCATCGCCGACGAGGTGATCGCGCTGGCCGAGGCAGGCCTGTCGCGACGGCAGGCGCTCGGCGCGGCCAGCTGGGCGGCACGTGACTGGCTCGGCTTCCCCGGCCTGGTCGACGGCGCGTCGGCGGACCTGGTGATCTACGACGCGGACCCGAGGGACGACCTCGCCGTCCTGCGTTCGCCGAGGGACGTCGTGTTACGCGGCGTGGTACATCCGGGCAGCGGACGCTGAGCACACGGACCCGGCGATGAGACCCGGGCTGATCACGGACCGGCCGCAGGTCGGCCGGGGCTGACCGTCGAGGCGCGGTCGGAAGGACAGGTTGTGGGCAACGAACCTCCCCTGAACAGTGACGACCCCGACGGCACGCCGAAGGCCGAGCGCGTTTCCGACGCGGCGGCCGGGCCACAGGGCCAGATCGAGGGTGACGGAACTCCGCAGGCTCAGGCACGATCCGAGGCGCCGGAGCCCGGCGGCGCCGCGGCAGGCCGTGCCGGCACGGCGGCCGGACCCGCCGCACCGATCGACGAGCCCGCCGACACGGACCCCGCCACCCCGGCGAGCGGGCAGGCGGGCACCCCCCAGGCCGCTCTCACAGCCGAACACCGTCCCGACCGAACGCTCGACGCGTCCTCCGCCGCCGAGCAGCATCGGCCGGGGACGACGCCGATGCCCGGCACCGCAGGCGGCGGTTCCCCCGGTCGGGCCCCCGGCAGTCCGGTGGCGGTGGTCCCCGGTATGACGCCGGGTGCGTCTTCCCCCGCCGCTCCGCCGCCGGGCGGGCTCCCTCCGGGGGCGGCCGGGCCCGGTGTCGGGCAGCATCCAGGGGCCGCGCCCGTCCCGTATCCCTCGGCGCCGTCCTGGGCGAGTTACGGAAGGCCGATGGGCGGCGTTCAGGACGGCTACGATCCCAGGCTTCACTCCCGTTACTGGGAGGCCCAGCTGGAGGCGGGGGCCCGGAGCAGCCTGCACTGGGGATTCCTGGCCTTCTTCCTCGGCTGGGGCGGCTACTACCTCACCGGCATGCTGCTCTCGGTCGTCATGTCGGGTCGGTTCGAGAACTTCGATCAGCTCGACCCCCCGCCACTCGGTCCGTTGCTGCTGCTCTCCCTGCTGCCCAACCTGTTCCTCGGGCTCGGTCCTGCCGTGCTGTCGTGGTGGAAGGGCAGCGGGACGCGCCGGGACTTCGGCATCGTGCCGAAATGGCGTGACGTGTGGGTCGGGCTGTCCTGTGGGGGCGCGGGTCTGCTCGGCGCCTTCATCGTCGCTCTGATGGTGATGGGCGACGCGGTCGAGAACGGCGATGAGAGCGCCATCAGCGGGATGGGCGCGTTGTTCGAAGGCCAGGCGATCTGGGTCTTCTGTCTCGCCCTGTTCATGTTCATCGGCGCACCGCTCACCGAGGAGCTGCTGGTCCGAGGCGCGCTCTGGGGTGCCCTTGAGCATTTCAAGGTGCCGCGTTACGCCGTCCTCCTGCTGACCACCTTCGTCTTCGCGTTGATTCACGAGGAGCCGATGCGGACGCCCATCCTGTTGGTCGGCGGCCTGGCCATGGGAATCGCCCGAATGATCACCGGCCGGGTCTCCGCCGCGATCATCGCCCATGCCGCCTACAACTTCCTGCCGGCGTTGATCTTCTACACCCAGTTCTCCTGAACCGCCGCCGGCCGGCCGGCCCGACGGCGAATCACGGTGGTGACGCCGCCGCCTCCTCCCGGTCGGAATCGGCGGTACGGGCGGTTCTCATGCCTCCGTGGACTGCCGCGGGCCCGTCGATACGGACTAGCCTCGACGAAGGGCACCGATTCAGACCGAGCACCCGCGTGTGGGAGGCGGAGCGCTCGTCGGGACCCGCAGAGATGGCTGCCTGGCCTTGACGAAGCGGGGTGTGGGTGAGCGAGCCCGAGAAGTCGCGGAAGCGAAGCGGCGGACACGCGGAAATCGACGATACCGACTTCACCGGCACCGTACCTCCGAAGGCAGGCGGGAATGGCGTCAGGGCGACGCGAGCGGGGTCCGTGGTCGCCGCGCCGCCGAAAGCCGCGCCGCCGCACCGTTGGGGATTCGGCGTCTTCTTTCTCTCGCAACTGGTCTTTCTCCTCTCCTCGGTCTTCGTGGTCGCGCCGTTCGGCGACACGACCGAGGATCCCGGGCTGCGACCCGCCGTGCTGCTGATCGGACTGATCGTCCCGACGGTCCTCTCGGCCACGGTGGTCGTGGTCGCCACCCTGGTCCGGGGCAACGGCCCCCGGGCGGATCTGGGACTGCGCTGGTCGTGGGCCGACGTCCGGACGGGGCTGGGCCTGGGCGCGGTCGGGATCGTGCTCACGCTGGGCGCGTCCCGGCTCTGGACGAACTGGGTGGGGGAGGACCAGGCGACCTCCGCCGTCGGCTCGCTGCTGGACGATCTCCGGTTGCCCCCCGTGCTGGCGGTGCTGATCTTCCTGCATCTGCTGGTGCTGGCGCCGCTGTGTGAGGAGCTGGTGTTCCGGGGCGCGTTGTGGGGCGCGATGGATCGGCTGCGCTGGAGCCGGTGGAGCGCCTTCGCGGTGACCACGGCGCTCTTCGCCGTCGCACACCTGGAACCGGCCCGCACTCCGCTGCTGCTGATCATCGGCATCCCGATCGGGCTTGCCAGGCTCTTCACCGGACGGCTGATCGCGGCCGTCATCGCGCATCAGGTGAACAATCTGCTGCCCGCGCTGGGCGTCCTGTTGCTGGCCCTCGGCGTCATCCCGACCTGACGGGACGGGACGGGCGTCCGGGGGCGCCGACCGATGTCACCCGGCTCGGCCACCGTGCCTGCGGCGTGCGTGGCGAGGGACGGGGTTCCTCCGCCGCGGTCGCGGTCTGGCAGAATGTCTCCTTGTCCGCC
This genomic stretch from Actinoalloteichus hoggarensis harbors:
- a CDS encoding amidohydrolase family protein, producing MTQAPPALHLTGVTLPDGVTRDLWVSAGRIGFDPVPDARPLAGGWLLPGLVDAHCHIGIDPTGPVPVAEAARQAEIERDAGVLLVRDCGVPVDTRPLQSRDDLPRIIRSGRHLARRRRYLRDLGLELDDPAELPAAVAAQAAEGDGWVKLVGDWIDREIGDLAPLWPDDVLVEAVAAAHQAGARVNAHVFGADALPGLLAAGVDCIEHGTGLTDDTIDLMARQGTALVPTLINTAEFLTIADSAVRFPRYAAHMRALHARRLPTVAAAAEAGVPVFAGTDAGSSAGTGIGHGRIADEVIALAEAGLSRRQALGAASWAARDWLGFPGLVDGASADLVIYDADPRDDLAVLRSPRDVVLRGVVHPGSGR
- a CDS encoding CPBP family intramembrane glutamic endopeptidase; its protein translation is MGNEPPLNSDDPDGTPKAERVSDAAAGPQGQIEGDGTPQAQARSEAPEPGGAAAGRAGTAAGPAAPIDEPADTDPATPASGQAGTPQAALTAEHRPDRTLDASSAAEQHRPGTTPMPGTAGGGSPGRAPGSPVAVVPGMTPGASSPAAPPPGGLPPGAAGPGVGQHPGAAPVPYPSAPSWASYGRPMGGVQDGYDPRLHSRYWEAQLEAGARSSLHWGFLAFFLGWGGYYLTGMLLSVVMSGRFENFDQLDPPPLGPLLLLSLLPNLFLGLGPAVLSWWKGSGTRRDFGIVPKWRDVWVGLSCGGAGLLGAFIVALMVMGDAVENGDESAISGMGALFEGQAIWVFCLALFMFIGAPLTEELLVRGALWGALEHFKVPRYAVLLLTTFVFALIHEEPMRTPILLVGGLAMGIARMITGRVSAAIIAHAAYNFLPALIFYTQFS
- a CDS encoding CPBP family intramembrane glutamic endopeptidase; the encoded protein is MVAAPPKAAPPHRWGFGVFFLSQLVFLLSSVFVVAPFGDTTEDPGLRPAVLLIGLIVPTVLSATVVVVATLVRGNGPRADLGLRWSWADVRTGLGLGAVGIVLTLGASRLWTNWVGEDQATSAVGSLLDDLRLPPVLAVLIFLHLLVLAPLCEELVFRGALWGAMDRLRWSRWSAFAVTTALFAVAHLEPARTPLLLIIGIPIGLARLFTGRLIAAVIAHQVNNLLPALGVLLLALGVIPT